From Toxorhynchites rutilus septentrionalis strain SRP chromosome 2, ASM2978413v1, whole genome shotgun sequence, a single genomic window includes:
- the LOC129768813 gene encoding uncharacterized protein LOC129768813: MNNMRRRKFHNLKHIVTKTMILQQYLATIPSENHHHHYHRQQSITSKRGGHHWVRNQIIRPRRRRRNSTNPPRKITKGKDPSAKEIDSGKNEKDLALVSKPVDSDTNVAILALLPPPSCLEKGIRSLAVQLVQQRCCPVGVHTKNVCVKDIWNIINNKVFLTAYLMFRCQFRLGFPVKIEISLFCVVFIFDNVFP, encoded by the exons ATGAACAATATGCGACGGCGGAAGTTCCACAATCTTAAACACATCGTCACAAAAACAATGATTCTACAGCAGTACTTGGCGACGATACCCAGCGAAAATCATCACCATCATTACCACCGACAGCAGTCCATAACTTCGAAGCGCGGAGGTCATCATTGGGTGCGCAACCAGATAATTCGACCGAGACGGAGGCGTCGGAATTCAACAAATCCGCCAAGGAAAATAACCAAAGGTAAAGATCCGTCGGCGAAGGAGATCGATAGTGGCAAGAATGAAAAAGATTTGGCGCTGGTTTCGAAACCGGTTGACAGTGATACGAACGTGGCTATTTTAG cgctactacctccaccctcttgccttgagaaaggcattcgatccctcgccgtccagctcgtccagcaacgatgttgtccagtcggtgtccacacaaagaatgtgtgTGTGAAAGATATTTGGAATATTATTAATAACAAAGTTTTTCTTACGGCATATTTGATGTTCCGCTGTCAGTTTCGATTGGGATTTCCAGTGAAAATAG AAATATCGCTATTCTGTGTGGTTTTCATATTTGACAACGTATTCCCATAA